A stretch of the Bubalus kerabau isolate K-KA32 ecotype Philippines breed swamp buffalo chromosome 11, PCC_UOA_SB_1v2, whole genome shotgun sequence genome encodes the following:
- the LOC129622594 gene encoding olfactory receptor 1B1 — MGCAPNASHSPVFLLLMFSGAAVPPIVLFVLFLAIYLTTMMGNVTLVLLISRDSRLHSPMYYLLRGLSVIDMGLSTVILPQLLAHLVTHDPAISAARCLAQLFFYVFGVTDTLVISVMALDRYMAICDPLHYHSVMNRQCCAHLLSFCWVVSVVHTMLHVGLLLPLSWSADAEGNIHLLHFFCDHRPLLRASCSDIHPNELAIFLEGGFLMMGPCALIVLSYVRIGATILRLPSAAGRRRAVSTCGSHLTMVGFFYGTIIWVYFQPPSQNSQDQDMVAAVMYTSITPLANPFVYSLRNKDVKSAFHRLLRRERVAS, encoded by the coding sequence ATGGGCTGTGCCCCTAATGCTTCacattctccagttttcttgcttctcATGTTCTCAGGAGCTGCAGTCCCCCCCATTGTCCTCTTTGTCCTGTTCCTGGCTATTTACCTGACCACCATGATGGGGAATGTGACTTTAGTGCTGCTCATCTCCCGGGACTCCAGGCTCCACTCACCTATGTACTATCTGCTCCGTGGTCTCTCAGTTATAGACATGGGGCTGTCCACAGTCATTCTGCCCCAGTTGCTGGCCCATCTGGTCACTCATGACCCAGCCATTTCTGCTGCCCGCTGCCTGGCCCAGTTATTCTTCTATGTGTTTGGCGTTACAGACACACTTGTTATTTCTGTCATGGCTCTGGATCGATACATGGCCATCTGTGACCCTCTGCACTACCATTCAGTGATGAATCGCCAATGCTGTGCCCACTTACTGTCCTTCTGTTGGGTGGTGTCTGTGGTGCACACCATGCTGCAtgtgggactcctcttgcctctctccTGGTCTGCGGATGCCGAAGGCAACATTCACCTTCTCCACTTCTTTTGTGACCACCGGCCACTTTTGCGAGCCTCTTGCTCTGACATCCATCCCAATGAGCTGGCCATATTCTTGGAGGGAGGCTTCCTCATGATGGGCCCTTGTGCCCTCATTGTACTCTCCTACGTCCGCATTGGGGCCACCATCCTTCGTTTGCCCTCAGCAGCTGGTCGCCGCCGTGCAGTCTCCACCTGCGGGTCCCATCTCACCATGGTTGGCTTTTTCTATGGCACCATCATCTGGGTCTACTTCCAGCCTCCTTCCCAGAACTCTCAGGATCAGGACATGGTGGCTGCTGTGATGTACACATCCATTACACCTTTGGCCAACCCTTTTGTGTACAGCCTTCGCAACAAGGATGTCAAGAGTGCATTTCATAGGCTGCTTAGAAGAGAGAGGGTGGCCTCCTGA